DNA from Mesorhizobium sp. DCY119:
GATCGGATCGTTCGGCGAGGAGACGCCGCCATTGGCCATGACCTTGATGAAATTCGCACCTTCCTTGATCATGGTGCGGCAGGCGGCGCGGACATTGTCGACGCCATCGACGATCAATCCCATCGAGCCGACGCGGTCGGAGAACAGGCCGGGCCGATCGTCGGTGCGGGTGCGCAGGTCGGCATGGCCGCCGGTCGTGGTCAGGCCCTTGCCGCAGATGACCAGACGCGGGCCGACAATCAGCCCTTCATTGACCGCGCGCACGAGGCCGTAGTCGGCGCCACCGAGATCGCGCAGCGTGGTGAAGCCTCGCATCAGCGCCTCGTTCATCACGCGCGCCGAGCGCAGTGCAGCCAACGATGACGGTGCCGTCATGTTGGCCCAGAGGTCGAGCGTTTCGGCGACGACATGGACGTGGCAGTCGATCAGCCCCGGCATGATGGTGCGGCCGCCAAGGGCGATTTCGGTCGTGTCGGATGGTGCGTGGATGGACGAGCCGACAGCGGCGATCCTGTCGCCGGTGACCAGTACATCGATGCCGTCGCGCAGCACGCCTGCTTCCGGATCGAGAAGGCGGCCGCCGGTGAAAAGAGTGCTCTGCGTCATGGCAAATTCCGAAGGGCTTGAGGTTACTTGTTGTGGCAGGCGACCAGCTGGCCGCCTTCCCGCTCGGTCAGCGCCGGCTCGACAGTGCGGCAGACTTCCGTCGCCAGCGCGCAGCGGGTGTGGAAGGCGCAGCCGGAGGGTTTGCGGGTGGCGCTGGGGATGTCGTCATTGCTGGCGCTGAACTTGTGGCGCTTGCGCGGGTCCATCGATGGCGCCGAGCTCATCAGCAGTTCGGTGTAGGGATGGACCGGCGCTGCAAAGATGCGTTTCTTGGGAGCTATCTCGACGATGCGCCCCAGATACATCACCGCCACGCGGTGGGAGATGTATTCGACGACGCCAAGATCGTGCGACACGGCGAGATAGGATACGCCGAGGTCACGTTGCAGATCGCTGAGCAGGTTGAGGATCTGCGCCTGAACGGACACGTCGAGTGCCGAGACAGGCTCGTCGCAGACGATGATATCAGGCTTGAGCGCAAGCGCGCGGGCGATGCCGATACGCTGGCGCTGACCGCCCGAGAACTGATGCGCGAAATTGTCGGCTTGGTCGGGGCGCAGGCCCACCCGCTGCATGAGCTCAGTGACGGTGGAGCGCCTCTCCTCCATGGTTCCGACATTGTGGATGTCGAGCGGGGCGCGGATGATATCGCGGACGCGCTGGCGCGGGTTGAGCGAGGAGAACGGATCCTGGAACACGATCTGCATGCGCTTGCGGTAGCTCTTGAGCGCCGCGCGACCGAAGCTTTTGATCTCCTGGCCATCGAAATGCACGGTTCCGCCGGTCGGCTTGACCAGCCCCATGAGCGCAAGGCCGGTCGTTGACTTGCCGCAGCCGCTTTCGCCCACGAGGCTGAGCGTTTCGCCACGGCCAAGGGTGAAGCTGACACCGTCAACCGCCTTGACCGAACCGACCTGGCGCTGAAACACGCCGGCGCGGATAGGGAAATGGACGGCGAGATTGTCGACGCTGAGAAGCGGGGCGCTATCAGGCTGCATCGGCGTGCTCCCAGCAGGCGGCCCAATGGCCGGGGCGCTTTTCTTCGAATGGCGGACGTTCTTCGAGACAGCGCGCAGAGGCATTCGGGCAACGCGGCGCGAAGGCACAACCCTTGGGCAAATCCCACAACGGCGGCACGGTGCCGGAGATGTCGGCGAGGCGGTCGTCTTCTTCGCTCGACGCGCCCGCGCGCGGCACGGCGCCCATCAGGCCGATCGTATAGGGATGGAGCGGCCGGTCGAAGAGATCGTAGATGCTGGCTTCCTCGACCTTGCGGCCGGCATACATGACGATCACCCGGTCGGCGACTTCGGAAACCACGCCGAGATCGTGCGTGATCAAAATCTGCGCCGTGCCTAGGCGCTTCTGCAGGTCGGAAATCAGCCCCAATATCTGCGCCTGAATGGTGACGTCGAGCGCCGTCGTGGGTTCGTCCGCGATGATGATCTTGGGATCGCAGGCCAGAGCCAGGGCGATCATGGCGCGCTGGCGCATGCCACCCGACAGTTCGTGCGGGAACTGCCCTGCCCTGCGGCGCGGATCGGGCATCTGCACCAGTTGCAGCGCCTCGATGGCGCGTTCATAGGCTTGTTTGCGGCTAACGTTGCGATGCTGCCGCACAGCTTCGGCAATCTGCTCGCCGATCCTGAGAACCGGATTGAGTGCCGTCAGCGGCTCCTGGAAGATCATGGCGATCTGCTCACCGCGCATATCCTCGACCTGCCGCTGGCCCATTGCCAGGAAATCCACGCCGTCGATCAGGATCTTGCCGGAAGCCACCTCCGCCGCATCGGGAAGCAGGCGCAGCAGCGACAGCGCCGTCATGGATTTGCCGCAGCCGCTTTCGCCGACGATGCACAGCGTTTCGCCGGTATGAACCGAGAAGTTCATGTCGGAAACGACCGCGAACGAACCGTTCGCCCCGCGAATCCGGATTTCGAGATCCTGGACCGCGAGGACCGGCGCTGTTGTCGCGTTGGGTGCAGCACTCATCGTTGTCTTTTCCCTGCGAGGGCACCGCAGCCGGAAAGCCGCGATGCCGGTGCCTGCCGTAGGTTCAGTCGGTCGCGCCTTCGAGGTTGCCGACCATGAAGCCATAGTCGCCGCTGGCAACGAGGTTGCGCGTCAAATGCTGCATGATCATCACGCCGTTTTCGAAGGGTGTCGGGATTTCCTCCAGCACTTCGAAGCTGTATGGGCTGACGACGCGGCCGAGCAGCTGGCCGCCCTTGATGACCTCGCCATTGGCCGGAGCCAGCGGTTCGAGCCAGCCTGCCTGGGTCGGGCGAATGCCGGCCAGTTCGTTGACCACGATCTGCTTCGGGTTCTGCCACGGGTCGCCCGGAATGGCTCCAGCGGTGCGCAGCATGTTGAGCACGCCATCGACCGTGCGCTTCAGGTACGGCGTCTGGTCGACGATGCCGCCGCCCAGCTCGATCACGGCAACCGGGATGTTGCGCGTGTCGATGGTCACAGTCTTGGTGGTGCCGCCGAACACGGTGCCCTGCTTGTTGTCAACCGGGCGATAGAGCAGCTTGGAGCCGAAGGCGCGCGAAAGTTTCTCGTCATTCCAGATATAGACATAGTCGACGGTCGGGCGGTCGGTGCCGGAATGAAGGTCGATATGCACGTCAATGACGTTGAGAAACCGCTCGGTCAGCGCATGGGCCAGTTGCTGGCTGTAGGTGCCCTTGGGATTGCCGGGGAACTGGCGGTTCAAGTCAACCTTGTCGATGGTGGAGAAGCGCTCGTTGACGGCAAAGGCATGAGGGTTGGCGACCGGCAGCAACAGGATGCGGCCCTTGAGCGGCGTGTCCATGAGGATGCGGAAGAGCTCCAGGATAGCCTGCGAGCCGGTGTTCTCGTTACCGTGGATCGAGGCCGAAATGCCGATGGTGGGACCATCCTGCTCGCCCACCAGTTCGTGCATGAACAGGACGGCGTCGCTGCCGTCGGCGTGGGTGGTGAACTTCGGACGAAGCTGGTTAATCGACTTGACCATACGATTATTCCTTCAGTGTTATTTGGCCTTGCCGGCCTTTGCCTCGCCACGCGAAAGCTGGCGTGGATCGAGAATGTCCCTCAGCCCGTCGCCGAGGAGATTGAAGCCGAGCACGGTGATCATGATGGCCGCACCGGCGATGATGGAGAGCCAGGGCGCATCGCGCATGAACTTGGTGCCGTAAGACAGCGTCCAGCCCCAGGTCGGCGTGGGCGGCGGCAGGCCGAAACCGAGGAAGCTCAGCGCCGATTCCGCGATGATGGCCGTGCCAAGCCCCAGCGAGGCAAGCACGATGATCGGCCCCAATGCGTTGGGCAGGATTTCCCTGAACAGAATGCGCGCCGGACTGGCACCGAGTGCGCGTGCCGCCTGCACATAGTTCTGCTCGCGCAACACCAGCGTGGTCGAGCGCACGACGCGGGCATATTCGGTCCATGCGACGACGATGATGGCGATGGAGACATTCAGCACGCCGGGGCCGAGCACCGCGACAATGGCCAACGCCAGCACGATCGCCGGGAAGCCCAGGAAGATATCGGTGATGCGCATCAACACCTGATCGACCCAGCCGCCGAAATAGCCGGCGACCAGACCGACCACCGTGCCGATGAGCGTCGAACAGAACACCGAGATCACGGCGATGGTCAGCGACACGCGCGCGCCGAAAACGGTGCGGGACCAGAGATCGCGGCCGAAATTGTCGGTGCCGAGCCAATGATCAAGCGACGGACCGGCAAAGCGGTTGCGCATATCCATCTGCTCGACGCCATGGGTTGCGACATAGGGAGCAAAGACGGCGCACAGGATGACGACGAGCGAGATCACCGCGCCGACGACGAAAGACGTGTTCCTGAGGGGTTTGGGGATGCGCATGACGGTCAGCTCAGGCGGATGCGCGGATCGACCGCGGCGTAGAGGAGATCGACCACCAGATTGACCAGCGCAAAGATGATGGCGAAGGTCAGCACGATGCCCTGAATGAGCGGCAGGTCGCGTTGCGATATGGCCGCGATGGTCAACTGGCCAAGCCCCGGCCAGGCGAAGATGCTCTCGGTCAGGACCGCACCACCCAGCAGCGCCCCGAAGCGCAGGCCGATGACGCTCAGCACCGGCAGAAGCGCATTGCGCAGGGCATGGCGGACGACGACACGGTGGCGGCGCAATCCCTTGGCGTAGGCGGTACGAACAAAATCCTCGCGCAGGACTTCCAGCATCGATGCGCGCACCAGCCGGGAAATGATGGCGGCCGAATTGGCGGCCAGCGCCAGTGCCGGCAAGGCAATGTGGCTAAGCGAATCCCAGAGCACCTGCGGCCGGCCGCTGAAAGCGGCAAACAAGGCCTCATGCAGTGGCACGCCCCGACCGATCGCCGGCAGCCAACCCAGCTTCACCGCAAACAGAAGCATCAGCAGCAGGCCGAGCCAGTAGACCGGCATCGAAACGCCGATCTGGGCGAAAAGCATGGTGACGGTGTCGACCCACGAGCCCTGGCGGATCGCGGCATAGACGCCAAGCGTGAGCCCGATGATCGCGGCCAGCAGGAGAGAGACGACGGCGAGTTCGATCGTCGGACCGAGGCGGCCGAGGATGATTTCCGACACTGGCTGGTTCTGGAAGATGGAGCGGCCCATATCGCCATGCAGCAGTGCGACGAAATAGTCCCACAGGCGGATATACCAGGGATCGTTCAGGCCCAGGCTATTACGCAGATTGACGATGGCCTCCGGCGTGGCGTCCTGTCCCAAAAGAACGGCTGCCGGGTCGCCGGGGATGAGCAGCAGCAGGCCAAAGGTGACGATGACCATGCCGATGGCCATCGGGATCAGCATCAGCAGCCGGCGGACTACATAGGCGATCATGTCGTCGGCTCCCCTTGGTTGGTCGGTTGAAGGACGGCGATCATCCCGGTCAGCCGATCACGACGTCTTCGATCCTGCGCGGATAATGGGTCATGGAGTCTGGCCCTTCCGCGGTGATCAGGACGGTGTCGGCGATGCGATATCCGGCAAAATCGGGCACGAAGATCGCCGGTTCACTGGAGGTGATCATGCCGGGCGTCAGGATGGTCTGGTCGCCCGCCTCGACCCAGGGCGGCTCGTGGAACATCACGCCCATGCCGTGGCCGACGCGGTGGAGCAGATAGTCGCTCATGCCGCTGTCGCGGATATAGGCCAGCGCCAGATTGTCGGCGGAAGCACAGGTGTGACCGGCAATCAGTGCAGCGGTAGCCATCCGCTGAGCCTCGAACGCGACGGCATAGTGGTCCTGCTGTTGCGCGGTCGGCTCGCCGATGAACAGAGTCCGCTCGCTTTCGGCAGCACGTCCGCCGACGCGGCAGCCGAGCGACAGGATGATGCTTTCTCCGCGCTTCACCGGATTGCCGGTAGGCATGCCATGCGGAAAGGCGGAACGTGCCCCGGAATAGACCAGCCCGCTCGCCAGTCCTTGCACCAGCATCACGTCGGCATGGTCCTCATGCATGATCTTCATGGCATGGCGCGAAACGAAGGATTCGATCTCGATTTCGCTCGGCAGCGTGCCACCCTTACGCATGGCCTCAGCGATGAGGCCGACGCCTGCAGTGACCATCTCGTCGGAAATCCGCGCGGCTTCCCGGTGCAGCACGATCTCCTCGGGATATTTGATCAGCCGCATCTTCTGGACGATGTCGGACGGGATCACGCGGGCAGCATTGGGAAAGGCCGCCTCGATCTGCCCGACACGGGCCAGCGAAATGGCGTGGCTGTAGGCAACCGTGCCTTTCATGTCGGGAAAAGCTCGGCCCAGAACGCTGAAGGGTCGGTCGACGCCCGGAAACTCGAAATAGACGATCGGTTCGGCGGCAATGTTCTGATGCGCGGCGTGGCTGCGCTCGAGTTCGGGCAACAGCAGGAATGCGCCGGTTCGGGTGATGGCAAAGACGACGGGGCGTTCGGTCGTGTAGTGCGAAAAGCCAGTCGTGTAGATCACATCGTCGTTGGAATCGAGCAGCAGCAGGTCAATGCCGGCTTCCTCCATGTGGCCGCGGATGTCCGCATGCACCTTGGCATAGTATTCGTGGCTGAGGACTTGATGAAAGGCCATCGCTGATCTCGCTGGAAACTGGAAAAGCCGGTCGGCATCAAGGCTGATGCCGACCGCGGGTGTCATCGCTCAATCGGCAAGCCCGATCAGCCCGCGCATGTTGCCGCGTGGCGTCGCCTGCACCTCGCCCAGCTTCTTCGAGTAGAACAGCTGGTAGCCCTGCGCCGAGACGATGAAGTAAGGCAGGTCCTTGGCCAGGATGGTTGCTGCATCCTGGTAAAATTTGGCGCGTCCGGCCTGATCGAGCGTCGAGCGCCCGGCCTGCAGGAGCTTGTCGACTTCCGGATTGGAGTAGCCGCCCCAGTTGGTCGAGCCGCCCGTCGTCAGCTGGGCAAACATCAGCCGGTCGGGATCGACGATGTTGAGCCAGCCGAGCAGTGCGATCTGGTGCTGGCTCTTTTGCACGTAATTGGTCGAGAAGGACGGCCAGTCGCTGATCTTGGCGTCCGCCTTCACGCCGGCCTGCTGGAACATCGCCTGCATGAATTCGATGGTCTGGACGCGGTTGGGGTCTTCGCTGTGGGTGGAGAGCGTCACCTCCAGCGGCTTGCCGTCCTTGTCGAGGATGCCGTCGCCGTTGCTGTCCTTCCAGCCCATCTCGTTGAACAGGGCGACCGCGCCCTGCACGTCGAAACCGGGCTGCGAAATCTTGTCCGAATAGGCCCAGGACGATGGCAGGATGATCGAATGCGCGACCTGATCGACGCCGTGATAGATGTCGTTGACGATCGTCTGCTGGTCCACCAGCATCGAGAAGGCTTGGCGCATCTTCGGGTCGGCCAGAAGCGGGTCCTTGGTGTTGAAGTTGAGATAGTTCACGCCCAGCCCGGCCGTGATGACATTGCCGAAGCGATCGTCGGCCTTGAGCCGCTCGATATCCTGCGGCGACAGCGGCGACTGGATGACGTCCAGGTCGCCGGCTTCGAAAGCCTGCGCGCGGGCAGAATTGTCGCCGATGATCTTGACGGTGGCCTTTTCGACTTTACCGGCATCACGCCAGTAATTTTCGTTGGCCTCAAGCACGATCTCGCTGCCACGGTTCCACGAGGCAAGCTTCATCGGGCCGGCGCCGACCGGCTTGAGGGCGATGTCCGCGCCACCCTCGACCAGCTTCTTGGGCACGATGCCGATGTCGAGATAGCTCAGCAGCGGCGCATAGGGCGCGCTCAGCGTGAACTTGACGGTCTGCGGATCGACGGCTTCGACAGCCTTGATCGGCGAGTACAGCGCACGCTGCGGCGCATTGAAGGCCGGATCGATGATGGTGGTATAGGTGAAGACCACATCGTCGGCGGTCAGCGGCGAACCGTCGGAGAATTTGAGATCGGGCCGCAGCTTGAAGATGAAGGTCTGCGGATCCGGGTTCTCCCAGCTCTCGGCAAGGTCCGGCACCGGCTCGAGCTTCGGCGTGATGTGGACCAGACCGGCATAGATAAGATCGCCGACGCGGGCGGCCGTGGTATCGCGGGCAAGACGCGGATCGAGGGTGCCGGCATCGACGTCGGTGCCGATGACGATGGCTTTGCCATCCTGGGCCATCGACGGCTGGATCGCAGCCAACGCCAGAGCCAGAACTGCACTGGTGGTCAATAGAAGTTTCTTCATTGTTTGTTCCCCTTTTTTTGTTTTGCGAGACGGCTTTCAGGCAATGACCGGCATTGCCGATGGCGCGCCGGGCTGAGAGCCGGCGTCCTGCGCGATCTTCATCTGCCGAAGCTCGGCGAGATGCGGGATCAGCGCATTTTCCAGCGCGCCCGGATCGGGCGCGTGGCGGTATTCGAAACAGGACACATTGGTCGGCACCAGGTCGGCGACATGGTCGGCGCCGGAGGCATAGATCACAGTGTCGCAACCGGCGATGATCTCGCGCAAATCCGGCGCGGACGACCATGTCACCCGGATATCCGAGACATGCGGCGCGAACTCGCGCACGCTGGGACGCATGATCGCGATGTATTCCTGAAAATGGGTGACGGCGGCAACGCGGGCGCGCGGATCGAGGCCTGCGAGGTTCTGCCGGGTGCGCTGCGACGGGATAAAGCGAAGGCTCAATATGTTGGCCGCGCCAACCAGCGATCGCACCTCTGCCTCGCGATGAAGAAAGGTGAGGACCAGATCGGCCTTTATGCAGGCTTCCCGCTCCGGGCCGGGATTGCTCAGACTATCGAGCGTCACAAGCTGCACGGTATCGCCGGCGCCCAGCTTGGGGCGGATTTGCTCGACATAGTCGCGCCCCGGACCCTCGAATATGCAGACGAAGACAATCGACAGAGCGGCACCCGGGCGACGCAGCTGCGCGCGGGCGTTGATCATCGAGACCAGCGCCATCGGCGACACACCCAGGGCCTCGGCCTTGGCAATGATCGCCTCGATGTCGCTGCGCAGCGCGTTGATCGGCAGCTTGTCGTCCGACTGCATGCGCGGATCGCGGGTGGTGAAGGCACCAAGCCCCTGGCGCATCTCGATCAGGCCCGCATCGCGCAGCTGCTGATAGACCAGACTGACGGTCATAGGCGCAATGCCGAGCTCGGCTGCGAGCTGGCGAACGGACTGCAGCTTGGTGCCGTAGGGCATGTCGCCAAAGGCAAGCGTATAGCTCAGCAGGCCATGGAGCTGCGTGCCCACCGGCACGGGCAGCGACTTGTCGATACTGGAGGCGTCAATGGGAAACATGTGTTCTACCAGTTCAGTACACCTAACCGTAACACCTGATTTTCTGAGCGCAATAGGGTCTGGGATTTTTTTGAACACGGTTTGCATTCGCCGAAATTCTATGCAGTTATGCCCGAGGAAATAAGGCTTTTTGGGCTGAAACGACGCCATAGGCCACGATTTCCTTATGGCCGAAGGCGAGCTTATGACTGCAAGAAGGGTGTTCTAGTGGAATATATCAACCTAGGTCGAACCGGCCTCAAAGTGTCGCGCCTGGCTTTGGGCTGCATGACTTTTGGTTCACCCGACTGGGCACCCTGGGTGCTGGACGAAGCCGGATCGCGACCGATCATCGACAAGGCGGTCGAACTGGGCATCAACTTCTTCGACATGGCCGACATGTATTCGCTGGGCGCAGGCGAAGAGGTGGTCGGCCGCGTGCTGGCAGGCCAGCCGCGTCACAAGCTCGTGCTGGCAACCAAGCTCTACAATCCGATGAGTAATGACCCCAACGACCGCGGCCTGTCGCGCAAGCACATCTTCGAGGCCGTCGATGGCAGCCTCAAGCGCCTTGGCACCGACTATATCGACCTCTATCAGCTGCACCGCTTCGACTACGAAACACCGCTGGAGGAGACGCTCGATGCGCTCGACGACGTCGTTCGTATCGGCAAGGTGCGCTATCTCGGCGCCTCGTCCATGCATGCCTGGCAGTTCATGAAGGCGCTCGGCATGCAGCGCGCCAATGGCTGGGCGCCTTTCGTGTCGATGCAGCCACACTACAATCTGATGTATCGCGAGGAAGAGCGCGAAATGCTGCCGCTGTGCCGCTCGGAGGGTGTCGGTGTCATCCCATGGAGCCCGCTTGCCCGCGGACGGCTTGCCGGACGGACCGGCGATGCGGCCAGCTCCCCGCGGGCGCAGACCGACAAGACGGCCGGCGCGCTTTACGATCGCTCGAGGGAGCAGGACGAGGCAGTGATCGCCGCCGTCCGCAAGGTTGCTGAGCGGCATGGCCGGCCGCCGGCGCAGATCGCCTACGCCTGGGTCGCCAGCCGGCCTGGCATCACCGCGCCCATCGTCGGCATCTCCAAGCTGCACCAGTTCGACGATGCCATCGCAGCACTGGAGGTGAAGCTGAGCGAGGAGGATGTCGCCGCGATGGAAGCGCCATACCAGCCAAAGTCCGTCGCCGGCCACCAATAGCGGCGGCATTCAAGACTCGGGAGGTCTCATGAAACTGGGCAAGGAACTGGCCGAGCTTACCGCCGGCATCGATCAACTCTATCGCGCCACGCCGCGCAGCGACGGCTTTCTCGACCGCGAGGGGCTCATTCCGGTGGCGGTAGCGCCTGTCGAGCCGCGCCCGTTGAGCGGCTATCAAGAAGCTGTCGAGGCCCTCACCTCCCTGCAGAAGCGGCTTGACGGCGAAGCCGAAAGCGCGCTCAGGCGCGACTATCTGGCGGAGATGATCGACTCGCTGCTCGCCCTCATCGCCACCTTCGGCGAGGAAGAAATTTCCTTCGCCGATCGGGTCCGCCGGCAGATCCGCGTCGACACGCAGTTGATCAACGACGCAGTCCTCGACGGCTATCGCGCGACGATCCGCGAGAAGCTCGACGAAATGTGCTTTTCCGGCGGCGGACTGGCGGAAGACCTGGCGCGGTGGGAGGCGAAGGTGCGGGTGCCGGTCGAGGCGGTGCTGGAGACGATGCGCGAGCTGACGCTTGAGGCCCGCCAGCGGGTGACCGCGACCATGTACCCAATGGACGACCAGTGGATGGAGCCGGAGGGCGTGCGCGCCACCCCGTTTTCCGCCTATTGCGACTATCCGGCCCGCAAGGTGCTGATGAACCTCGATTTTCCCTACACCCGCTTTGCGCTGAAACACCTCGCCACGCATGAGGTGTTTCCGGGGCATCTCGTGCATCTGGCGCTGCGCGAGCGTTACGCGGCTGAAGGCCGCATGCCGCTGGATGGTGCGCAGGTGGTCACCAGTTCGGCCAGCAGCGCGCTGTTCGAAGGCATAGCCGACAATGGCCTTGCCTTCCTCGACTGGATTGAAGGCCCGGAGGACGAACTCGGCATCGCATTGCAGCGCCTGCGGAGCGCGCTACGCTGCAATGCCGCCTGGATGATGCACGCACAAGGCAAGTCGCTTGACGAAATCGTGCCGGTTGTTGCCACAGGCGGTTTTCAGGACCAGGTCACAGCGCGCTCGCGGCTGGCCTTCCTCGGCCACGACCTGCGCGCGCCTTTCGTCTACGCCTATTGGTGTGGCGACATGGCCGTCGATGCGGTCTGGAAGACTGTGCCCCGCGAGCGACGTTCCGAATTCTGGGCCTATCTCTACGGCAACATGCATACGCCCCGGACACTGGCCAAGCACTGGACGCTGTGAATCAACAGTTGGGTTGATATACATTCAGCCATGCCTCGTTTCACGGATACCCATGTCTTTCGAGCACAGATTTTCAGTCTCGGCATCGATAACGAGACCGGAGGCTTCTATCTCTCGACACCCATAAACGAAGCGTTCAGGGCGGCTGAATTCGAAGCCTACTACGCGATTTCAGAGGCGGAGTATCGCCTGTTCGCCGGCGATCCGGCCCTTGCCGGTTCATTCACCGAAGATTGCCGGATGGGCCGCGGGAAATCGCGCCGCCTGGCCTGAGGAAATAGCGGATCCTGTTCCCAATCCTGTGCCTGCGTGTTCACGTTCACCCATCGCTCTTTCTTCATTTGTGACGAAGCGAATCTTGGTCTCGCCCACTTCTGCGGCTGAAACAGCGGCATCAAGCAAGGAGTTACGAGCCCATGATCGCTCACAAATTCGACCAGCCGCTGTCAATCTTCGTCGGCCTTGGCTTTCCCCGTGACGTCGAAACCGTATTGGACGCCTACGATATCCTGCTCGAATGGAACGGCATTCCCGACCTCGACTATCACGGTGCTCTTGAGGTTTGCCGCAAGGCCATCAATGGCGAGAGAACCGCGGCAGATGTGCGCGAGGCGTTCGAAAACTTCGCGCGCAACAAAGGTATCCTTTCAGAGGAAGCGCTCGATCGCGCTGCCAGCAGCCTTGCCCGCGAATGGGGACGACTGAGCGCCTGACGCTCTGCTCCATCAATAGCCGAAACGGAACAGTCAAAAAAACTGTCACACCCCGCGTGTAGGAACAGTGGTGAACATGAGCATCCGCGACTTCGCGGTCAGCGTTGGCCCGAAGGCCAGCCCCAGGCAACCAGGTTCTCCACACAGCGTCGCAGATCAAGAGGAGATATTCGCCATGGCATACATTCCCGGCACCGATAATGACGACACGCTATACGGCACCAACGATCCCGATCAGATCCTGGGGTTCGGCGGCAACGACCTGCTCGTCGGCCTCAACGGCAATGACGTGATCCAGGGCGGCAATGGCGACGACCGGCTGGAGGGTGGCGAAGGCGACGACGATCTCTGGGGCGATGCCGGCGTGGACACGCTCGTCGGCGGGGCAGGTCAGGACCGGCTGATCGGTGATGCAGACGGCGACAAG
Protein-coding regions in this window:
- a CDS encoding ABC transporter ATP-binding protein, translating into MSAAPNATTAPVLAVQDLEIRIRGANGSFAVVSDMNFSVHTGETLCIVGESGCGKSMTALSLLRLLPDAAEVASGKILIDGVDFLAMGQRQVEDMRGEQIAMIFQEPLTALNPVLRIGEQIAEAVRQHRNVSRKQAYERAIEALQLVQMPDPRRRAGQFPHELSGGMRQRAMIALALACDPKIIIADEPTTALDVTIQAQILGLISDLQKRLGTAQILITHDLGVVSEVADRVIVMYAGRKVEEASIYDLFDRPLHPYTIGLMGAVPRAGASSEEDDRLADISGTVPPLWDLPKGCAFAPRCPNASARCLEERPPFEEKRPGHWAACWEHADAA
- the nikC gene encoding nickel transporter permease, with the translated sequence MRIPKPLRNTSFVVGAVISLVVILCAVFAPYVATHGVEQMDMRNRFAGPSLDHWLGTDNFGRDLWSRTVFGARVSLTIAVISVFCSTLIGTVVGLVAGYFGGWVDQVLMRITDIFLGFPAIVLALAIVAVLGPGVLNVSIAIIVVAWTEYARVVRSTTLVLREQNYVQAARALGASPARILFREILPNALGPIIVLASLGLGTAIIAESALSFLGFGLPPPTPTWGWTLSYGTKFMRDAPWLSIIAGAAIMITVLGFNLLGDGLRDILDPRQLSRGEAKAGKAK
- a CDS encoding succinylglutamate desuccinylase/aspartoacylase family protein, whose product is MVKSINQLRPKFTTHADGSDAVLFMHELVGEQDGPTIGISASIHGNENTGSQAILELFRILMDTPLKGRILLLPVANPHAFAVNERFSTIDKVDLNRQFPGNPKGTYSQQLAHALTERFLNVIDVHIDLHSGTDRPTVDYVYIWNDEKLSRAFGSKLLYRPVDNKQGTVFGGTTKTVTIDTRNIPVAVIELGGGIVDQTPYLKRTVDGVLNMLRTAGAIPGDPWQNPKQIVVNELAGIRPTQAGWLEPLAPANGEVIKGGQLLGRVVSPYSFEVLEEIPTPFENGVMIMQHLTRNLVASGDYGFMVGNLEGATD
- a CDS encoding ABC transporter permease; the protein is MIAYVVRRLLMLIPMAIGMVIVTFGLLLLIPGDPAAVLLGQDATPEAIVNLRNSLGLNDPWYIRLWDYFVALLHGDMGRSIFQNQPVSEIILGRLGPTIELAVVSLLLAAIIGLTLGVYAAIRQGSWVDTVTMLFAQIGVSMPVYWLGLLLMLLFAVKLGWLPAIGRGVPLHEALFAAFSGRPQVLWDSLSHIALPALALAANSAAIISRLVRASMLEVLREDFVRTAYAKGLRRHRVVVRHALRNALLPVLSVIGLRFGALLGGAVLTESIFAWPGLGQLTIAAISQRDLPLIQGIVLTFAIIFALVNLVVDLLYAAVDPRIRLS
- a CDS encoding oligopeptide/dipeptide ABC transporter ATP-binding protein gives rise to the protein MQPDSAPLLSVDNLAVHFPIRAGVFQRQVGSVKAVDGVSFTLGRGETLSLVGESGCGKSTTGLALMGLVKPTGGTVHFDGQEIKSFGRAALKSYRKRMQIVFQDPFSSLNPRQRVRDIIRAPLDIHNVGTMEERRSTVTELMQRVGLRPDQADNFAHQFSGGQRQRIGIARALALKPDIIVCDEPVSALDVSVQAQILNLLSDLQRDLGVSYLAVSHDLGVVEYISHRVAVMYLGRIVEIAPKKRIFAAPVHPYTELLMSSAPSMDPRKRHKFSASNDDIPSATRKPSGCAFHTRCALATEVCRTVEPALTEREGGQLVACHNK
- a CDS encoding ABC transporter substrate-binding protein, which codes for MKKLLLTTSAVLALALAAIQPSMAQDGKAIVIGTDVDAGTLDPRLARDTTAARVGDLIYAGLVHITPKLEPVPDLAESWENPDPQTFIFKLRPDLKFSDGSPLTADDVVFTYTTIIDPAFNAPQRALYSPIKAVEAVDPQTVKFTLSAPYAPLLSYLDIGIVPKKLVEGGADIALKPVGAGPMKLASWNRGSEIVLEANENYWRDAGKVEKATVKIIGDNSARAQAFEAGDLDVIQSPLSPQDIERLKADDRFGNVITAGLGVNYLNFNTKDPLLADPKMRQAFSMLVDQQTIVNDIYHGVDQVAHSIILPSSWAYSDKISQPGFDVQGAVALFNEMGWKDSNGDGILDKDGKPLEVTLSTHSEDPNRVQTIEFMQAMFQQAGVKADAKISDWPSFSTNYVQKSQHQIALLGWLNIVDPDRLMFAQLTTGGSTNWGGYSNPEVDKLLQAGRSTLDQAGRAKFYQDAATILAKDLPYFIVSAQGYQLFYSKKLGEVQATPRGNMRGLIGLAD
- a CDS encoding Xaa-Pro peptidase family protein codes for the protein MAFHQVLSHEYYAKVHADIRGHMEEAGIDLLLLDSNDDVIYTTGFSHYTTERPVVFAITRTGAFLLLPELERSHAAHQNIAAEPIVYFEFPGVDRPFSVLGRAFPDMKGTVAYSHAISLARVGQIEAAFPNAARVIPSDIVQKMRLIKYPEEIVLHREAARISDEMVTAGVGLIAEAMRKGGTLPSEIEIESFVSRHAMKIMHEDHADVMLVQGLASGLVYSGARSAFPHGMPTGNPVKRGESIILSLGCRVGGRAAESERTLFIGEPTAQQQDHYAVAFEAQRMATAALIAGHTCASADNLALAYIRDSGMSDYLLHRVGHGMGVMFHEPPWVEAGDQTILTPGMITSSEPAIFVPDFAGYRIADTVLITAEGPDSMTHYPRRIEDVVIG